The following coding sequences are from one Triticum aestivum cultivar Chinese Spring chromosome 5A, IWGSC CS RefSeq v2.1, whole genome shotgun sequence window:
- the LOC123104247 gene encoding calcium-transporting ATPase 5, plasma membrane-type isoform X5, translated as MASPPPEVAVPVDEEDRETEGEDICAFDIPGKNAPRDRLRRWRQIALVLNASRRFRYTLDLARDEERENLRRIIRAHAQVIRAVFLFKNAGQKALQESYDGTKFESLSQRFPIDLEKLVMLNRDHEAIMLQEVGGVSGLSDLLKSNLDRGVSSNEDELLQRRDIFGANTYPRKKRKSIWRFVFEACQDLTLVILMVAAAISLSLGMATEGVKDGWYDGGSIFFAVFLVIFVTATSDYRQSLQFQHLNEEKQNIQVEVIRGGKRVGASIFDLVVGDVVPLKIGDQVPADGVLISGHSLAIDESSMTGESKIVHKDQKAPMLMSGCKVADGYGSMLVTGVGTNTEWGTLMANLSEDIGEETPLQVRLNGVATLIGIVGLSVAGVVLVVLWIRYFTGHSNNPDGTTAFVAGTTGAKQGFMGAISIFTVAVTIVVVAVPEGLPLAVTLTLAYSMRKMMRDKALVMHTKRFTKKNLYSSINLCFWFRIQVRRLSSCETMGSATTICSDKTGTLTLNKMTVVEAYLSGTKLNPCDNTGMMFSSVASLLVEGIAQNTAGAVFSPEDGGAAEVAGSPTEKAILSWGLEIGMNFTDVRSKSSVLRVLPFNSVKKRGGVAVQVSDAYVHIHWKGAAELVLASCKSWFSVDGSVHPMSSDKDPCRPGVRDAVQLCSAAGVKVRMVTGDNVETAKAIAFECGILNAKDAASETIIIEGKVFREMSETAREEVADKITVMARSSPNDKLLLVQALKRKGHVVAVTGDGTNDAPALHEADIGLSMGISGTEVAKESSDIIILDDDFTSVVKVVRWGRSVYANIQKFIQFQLTVNVAALVINVVAAVSSGAVPLNAVELLWVNLIMDTLGALALATEPPTDNLMKRHPVGRREPLVTNIMWRNLFIQALYQITVLLVFNFDGKRIFHLHNESRECADKMKNTFVFNAFVFCQIFNEFNARKPEEKNVLRGVTSNRLFMGIVGITTVLQILIIEFLGKFFGTVRLGWKLWLLSVAIGAVSWPLAYVGKSIPVPARPFQDYLKHCCAWRRPRRRDEEQGGKS; from the exons AtggcgtcgccgccgccggaggtcgCCGTGCCGGTTGACGAGGAGGACCGGGAGACGGAGGGAGAGGATATCTGCGCGTTCGACATACCCGGCAAGAACGCCCCGCGCGATCGCCTGCGCCGGTGGAGG CAAATTGCTCTCGTGCTCAACGCTTCACGTCGTTTTAGATATACTCTAGATCTCGCGAGGGATGAAGAGAGAGAAAACTTGAGAAGAATTATACGAGCTCATGCACAAGTTATACGG GCAGTATTCCTTTTCAAAAACGCTGGTCAAAAGGCGCTACAAG AATCTTACGATGGTACAAAATTTGAGTCACTCTCTCAGAGATTTCCAATTGATCTGGAAAAGCTTGTAATGTTGAACAGAGACCATGAGGCAATTATGCTTCAGGAGGTTGGAGGG GTCAGTGGGCTTTCGGATTTACTAAAGAGTAATTTAGACAGAGGAGTTAGCTCAAATGAGGACGAGCTGTTGCAGAGAAGAGACATTTTCGGGGCAAACACCTATCCGCGCAAGAAAAGAAAAAGCATATGG CGCTTTGTATTTGAAGCTTGTCAGGATTTAACTCTTGTGATTCTAATGGTAGCTGctgctatatcattatcattgggCATGGCAACAGAG GGTGTAAAAGATGGATGGTATGATGGTGGAAGCATATTCTTTGCTGTTTTTCTTGTGATATTTGTTACAG CAACCAGTGATTATAGACAATCTCTTCAGTTTCAACATCTGAACGAGGAGAAACAAAACATACAAGTTGAG GTTATCAGAGGTGGTAAGAGAGTAGGAGCTTCAATATTTGACCTTGTGGTTGGCGATGTTGTTCCCCTCAAAATTGGTGATCAA GTCCCTGCAGATGGTGTCCTGATATCTGGTCATTCTCTTGCAATAGACGAATCAAGTATGACGGGAGAGTCCAAAATT GTTCATAAGGACCAGAAGGCACCTATGTTGATGTCCGGTTGCAAGGTCGCAGATGGCTATGGCTCTATGTTG GTAACAGGCGTGGGTACTAATACTGAATGGGGTACGTTGATGGCCAATCTTTCAGAAGATATTGGTGAAGAAACCCCGTTGCAG GTGCGCTTGAATGGTGTCGCTACTTTAATTGGTATCGTGGGTTTATCAGTTGCTGGTGTTGTCCTTGTCGTACTTTGGATAAG ATATTTTACCGGGCATAGCAATAATCCAGATGGAACTACTGCATTTGTGGCTGGGACTACTGGTGCAAAACAGGGATTTATGGGGGCAATCAGTATTTTTACAGTTGCT GTAACTATTGTGGTTGTTGCTGTGCCTGAAGGACTCCCTTTAGCAGTAACATTGAC CCTTGCATATTCAATGCGAAAGATGATGCGAGACAAGGCTCTGGTAATGCATACAAAGAGATTTACAAAGAAAAACCTTTACTCCAGTATAAATCTGTGTTTTTGGTTTCGCATACAGGTGAGACGACTTTCATCTTGCGAAACAATGGGGTCGGCGACCACGATTTGCAGTGACAAGACTGGAACTCTTACCTTGAATAAG ATGACAGTTGTGGAAGCATATTTGAGTGGGACGAAGTTGAATCCTTGTGATAATACTGGGATGATGTTTAGCAGTGTGGCATCTCTACTTGTTGAAGGAATTGCACAAAACACAGCAGGTGCTGTGTTTTCACCAGAG GATGGAGGAGCTGCTGAAGTTGCTGGCTCACCAACTGAAAAAGCAATTCTTTCTTGGGGTCTTGAG ATTGGGATGAATTTCACCGATGTGAGGTCAAAATCTTCAGTTCTTCGCGTTCTCCCATTCAACTCAGTGAAGAAACGTGGTGGCGTTGCAGTGCAGGTG TCAGATGCTTATGTACACATCCACTGGAAAGGTGCTGCTGAGCTAGTATTAGCATCTTGCAAAAGCTGGTTTTCTGTTGATGGTTCAGTTCATCCAATGAGTTCTGACAAG GATCCCTGTCGCCCAGGAGTAAGGGACGCTGTACAATTATGCAGTGCTGCTGGTGTGAAG GTACGGATGGTCACTGGAGATAATGTTGAAACAGCTAAGGCCATTGCTTTCGAATGTGGAATACTAAATGCAAAGGATGCTGCTTCAGAGACAATAATAATAGAAGGGAAGGTGTTCCGTGAAATGTCTGAAACTGCACGAGAAGAAGTTGCTGACAAGATTACA GTAATGGCGCGGTCTTCTCCAAACGACAAACTTTTGCTTGTGCAAGCTTTGAAAAGAAAAGGCCATGTAGTAGCTGTAACCGGTGATGGCACTAACGATGCCCCAGCATTACATGAG GCTGATATCGGTCTTTCAATGGGCATCTCGGGAACAGAAGTTGCTAAAGAAAGCTCAGACATTATAATCTTAGATGATGACTTCACATCCGTTGTCAAG GTTGTTCGTTGGGGACGTTCTGTCTACGCAAATATTCAGAAATTTATCCAGTTCCAGCTGACTGTTAATGTCGCTGCCCTGGTAATAAATGTGGTTGCTGCCGTGTCCTCTGGTGCGGTTCCTCTGAATGCAGTTGAG CTTCTTTGGGTGAACCTTATCATGGACACACTGGGAGCCCTTGCATTAGCAACTGAACCACCAACAGATAACCTAATGAAGAGACATCCTGTTGGCAGAAG GGAACCCCTTGTTACAAACATTATGTGGAGAAACCTGTTTATCCAG GCTCTTTATCAGATAACAGTTCTTCTAGTCTTCAATTTTGATGGCAAAAGGATTTTCCATTTGCATAATGAAAGTCGAGAGTGCGCTGACAAAATGAAGAACACCTTTGTCTTCAATGCATTTGTCTTCTGCCAA ATCTTCAATGAGTTCAATGCTCGCAAGCCTGAGGAGAAGAATGTCTTGAGAGGAGTCACGAGCAACCGCCTTTTCATGGGTATAGTGGGTATAACAACCGTACTTCAG ATCTTGATAATTGAATTTCTCGGGAAGTTCTTCGGAACTGTTAGGCTCGGTTGGAAGCTATGGCTGCTATCAGTTGCAATTGGTGCAgtcag CTGGCCCCTCGCGTATGTTGGCAAGTCCATTCCTGTTCCGGCCAGACCTTTCCAGGATTACTTGAAGCACTGTTGTGCCTGGAGAAGGCCACGCCGCCGCG ATGAAGAGCAGGGCGGCAAGAGCTGA
- the LOC123104247 gene encoding calcium-transporting ATPase 5, plasma membrane-type isoform X6, producing MASPPPEVAVPVDEEDRETEGEDICAFDIPGKNAPRDRLRRWRQIALVLNASRRFRYTLDLARDEERENLRRIIRAHAQVIRAVFLFKNAGQKALQESYDGTKFESLSQRFPIDLEKLVMLNRDHEAIMLQEVGGVSGLSDLLKSNLDRGVSSNEDELLQRRDIFGANTYPRKKRKSIWRFVFEACQDLTLVILMVAAAISLSLGMATEGVKDGWYDGGSIFFAVFLVIFVTATSDYRQSLQFQHLNEEKQNIQVEVIRGGKRVGASIFDLVVGDVVPLKIGDQVPADGVLISGHSLAIDESSMTGESKIVHKDQKAPMLMSGCKVADGYGSMLVTGVGTNTEWGTLMANLSEDIGEETPLQVRLNGVATLIGIVGLSVAGVVLVVLWIRYFTGHSNNPDGTTAFVAGTTGAKQGFMGAISIFTVAVTIVVVAVPEGLPLAVTLTLAYSMRKMMRDKALVMHTKRFTKKNLYSSINLCFWFRIQVRRLSSCETMGSATTICSDKTGTLTLNKMTVVEAYLSGTKLNPCDNTGMMFSSVASLLVEGIAQNTAGAVFSPEDGGAAEVAGSPTEKAILSWGLEIGMNFTDVRSKSSVLRVLPFNSVKKRGGVAVQSDAYVHIHWKGAAELVLASCKSWFSVDGSVHPMSSDKDPCRPGVRDAVQLCSAAGVKVRMVTGDNVETAKAIAFECGILNAKDAASETIIIEGKVFREMSETAREEVADKITVMARSSPNDKLLLVQALKRKGHVVAVTGDGTNDAPALHEADIGLSMGISGTEVAKESSDIIILDDDFTSVVKVVRWGRSVYANIQKFIQFQLTVNVAALVINVVAAVSSGAVPLNAVELLWVNLIMDTLGALALATEPPTDNLMKRHPVGRREPLVTNIMWRNLFIQALYQITVLLVFNFDGKRIFHLHNESRECADKMKNTFVFNAFVFCQIFNEFNARKPEEKNVLRGVTSNRLFMGIVGITTVLQILIIEFLGKFFGTVRLGWKLWLLSVAIGAVSWPLAYVGKSIPVPARPFQDYLKHCCAWRRPRRRDEEQGGKS from the exons AtggcgtcgccgccgccggaggtcgCCGTGCCGGTTGACGAGGAGGACCGGGAGACGGAGGGAGAGGATATCTGCGCGTTCGACATACCCGGCAAGAACGCCCCGCGCGATCGCCTGCGCCGGTGGAGG CAAATTGCTCTCGTGCTCAACGCTTCACGTCGTTTTAGATATACTCTAGATCTCGCGAGGGATGAAGAGAGAGAAAACTTGAGAAGAATTATACGAGCTCATGCACAAGTTATACGG GCAGTATTCCTTTTCAAAAACGCTGGTCAAAAGGCGCTACAAG AATCTTACGATGGTACAAAATTTGAGTCACTCTCTCAGAGATTTCCAATTGATCTGGAAAAGCTTGTAATGTTGAACAGAGACCATGAGGCAATTATGCTTCAGGAGGTTGGAGGG GTCAGTGGGCTTTCGGATTTACTAAAGAGTAATTTAGACAGAGGAGTTAGCTCAAATGAGGACGAGCTGTTGCAGAGAAGAGACATTTTCGGGGCAAACACCTATCCGCGCAAGAAAAGAAAAAGCATATGG CGCTTTGTATTTGAAGCTTGTCAGGATTTAACTCTTGTGATTCTAATGGTAGCTGctgctatatcattatcattgggCATGGCAACAGAG GGTGTAAAAGATGGATGGTATGATGGTGGAAGCATATTCTTTGCTGTTTTTCTTGTGATATTTGTTACAG CAACCAGTGATTATAGACAATCTCTTCAGTTTCAACATCTGAACGAGGAGAAACAAAACATACAAGTTGAG GTTATCAGAGGTGGTAAGAGAGTAGGAGCTTCAATATTTGACCTTGTGGTTGGCGATGTTGTTCCCCTCAAAATTGGTGATCAA GTCCCTGCAGATGGTGTCCTGATATCTGGTCATTCTCTTGCAATAGACGAATCAAGTATGACGGGAGAGTCCAAAATT GTTCATAAGGACCAGAAGGCACCTATGTTGATGTCCGGTTGCAAGGTCGCAGATGGCTATGGCTCTATGTTG GTAACAGGCGTGGGTACTAATACTGAATGGGGTACGTTGATGGCCAATCTTTCAGAAGATATTGGTGAAGAAACCCCGTTGCAG GTGCGCTTGAATGGTGTCGCTACTTTAATTGGTATCGTGGGTTTATCAGTTGCTGGTGTTGTCCTTGTCGTACTTTGGATAAG ATATTTTACCGGGCATAGCAATAATCCAGATGGAACTACTGCATTTGTGGCTGGGACTACTGGTGCAAAACAGGGATTTATGGGGGCAATCAGTATTTTTACAGTTGCT GTAACTATTGTGGTTGTTGCTGTGCCTGAAGGACTCCCTTTAGCAGTAACATTGAC CCTTGCATATTCAATGCGAAAGATGATGCGAGACAAGGCTCTGGTAATGCATACAAAGAGATTTACAAAGAAAAACCTTTACTCCAGTATAAATCTGTGTTTTTGGTTTCGCATACAGGTGAGACGACTTTCATCTTGCGAAACAATGGGGTCGGCGACCACGATTTGCAGTGACAAGACTGGAACTCTTACCTTGAATAAG ATGACAGTTGTGGAAGCATATTTGAGTGGGACGAAGTTGAATCCTTGTGATAATACTGGGATGATGTTTAGCAGTGTGGCATCTCTACTTGTTGAAGGAATTGCACAAAACACAGCAGGTGCTGTGTTTTCACCAGAG GATGGAGGAGCTGCTGAAGTTGCTGGCTCACCAACTGAAAAAGCAATTCTTTCTTGGGGTCTTGAG ATTGGGATGAATTTCACCGATGTGAGGTCAAAATCTTCAGTTCTTCGCGTTCTCCCATTCAACTCAGTGAAGAAACGTGGTGGCGTTGCAGTGCAG TCAGATGCTTATGTACACATCCACTGGAAAGGTGCTGCTGAGCTAGTATTAGCATCTTGCAAAAGCTGGTTTTCTGTTGATGGTTCAGTTCATCCAATGAGTTCTGACAAG GATCCCTGTCGCCCAGGAGTAAGGGACGCTGTACAATTATGCAGTGCTGCTGGTGTGAAG GTACGGATGGTCACTGGAGATAATGTTGAAACAGCTAAGGCCATTGCTTTCGAATGTGGAATACTAAATGCAAAGGATGCTGCTTCAGAGACAATAATAATAGAAGGGAAGGTGTTCCGTGAAATGTCTGAAACTGCACGAGAAGAAGTTGCTGACAAGATTACA GTAATGGCGCGGTCTTCTCCAAACGACAAACTTTTGCTTGTGCAAGCTTTGAAAAGAAAAGGCCATGTAGTAGCTGTAACCGGTGATGGCACTAACGATGCCCCAGCATTACATGAG GCTGATATCGGTCTTTCAATGGGCATCTCGGGAACAGAAGTTGCTAAAGAAAGCTCAGACATTATAATCTTAGATGATGACTTCACATCCGTTGTCAAG GTTGTTCGTTGGGGACGTTCTGTCTACGCAAATATTCAGAAATTTATCCAGTTCCAGCTGACTGTTAATGTCGCTGCCCTGGTAATAAATGTGGTTGCTGCCGTGTCCTCTGGTGCGGTTCCTCTGAATGCAGTTGAG CTTCTTTGGGTGAACCTTATCATGGACACACTGGGAGCCCTTGCATTAGCAACTGAACCACCAACAGATAACCTAATGAAGAGACATCCTGTTGGCAGAAG GGAACCCCTTGTTACAAACATTATGTGGAGAAACCTGTTTATCCAG GCTCTTTATCAGATAACAGTTCTTCTAGTCTTCAATTTTGATGGCAAAAGGATTTTCCATTTGCATAATGAAAGTCGAGAGTGCGCTGACAAAATGAAGAACACCTTTGTCTTCAATGCATTTGTCTTCTGCCAA ATCTTCAATGAGTTCAATGCTCGCAAGCCTGAGGAGAAGAATGTCTTGAGAGGAGTCACGAGCAACCGCCTTTTCATGGGTATAGTGGGTATAACAACCGTACTTCAG ATCTTGATAATTGAATTTCTCGGGAAGTTCTTCGGAACTGTTAGGCTCGGTTGGAAGCTATGGCTGCTATCAGTTGCAATTGGTGCAgtcag CTGGCCCCTCGCGTATGTTGGCAAGTCCATTCCTGTTCCGGCCAGACCTTTCCAGGATTACTTGAAGCACTGTTGTGCCTGGAGAAGGCCACGCCGCCGCG ATGAAGAGCAGGGCGGCAAGAGCTGA
- the LOC123104247 gene encoding calcium-transporting ATPase 5, plasma membrane-type isoform X4, protein MASPPPEVAVPVDEEDRETEGEDICAFDIPGKNAPRDRLRRWRQIALVLNASRRFRYTLDLARDEERENLRRIIRAHAQVIRAVFLFKNAGQKALQESYDGTKFESLSQRFPIDLEKLVMLNRDHEAIMLQEVGGVSGLSDLLKSNLDRGVSSNEDELLQRRDIFGANTYPRKKRKSIWRFVFEACQDLTLVILMVAAAISLSLGMATEGVKDGWYDGGSIFFAVFLVIFVTATSDYRQSLQFQHLNEEKQNIQVEVIRGGKRVGASIFDLVVGDVVPLKIGDQVPADGVLISGHSLAIDESSMTGESKIVHKDQKAPMLMSGCKVADGYGSMLVTGVGTNTEWGTLMANLSEDIGEETPLQVRLNGVATLIGIVGLSVAGVVLVVLWIRYFTGHSNNPDGTTAFVAGTTGAKQGFMGAISIFTVAVTIVVVAVPEGLPLAVTLTLAYSMRKMMRDKALVRRLSSCETMGSATTICSDKTGTLTLNKMTVVEAYLSGTKLNPCDNTGMMFSSVASLLVEGIAQNTAGAVFSPEDGGAAEVAGSPTEKAILSWGLEIGMNFTDVRSKSSVLRVLPFNSVKKRGGVAVQSDAYVHIHWKGAAELVLASCKSWFSVDGSVHPMSSDKYNELKRFIDDMSMSSLRCIAFAYCTCELSMVPREDLDKWQLPEENLTLLGMVGIKDPCRPGVRDAVQLCSAAGVKVRMVTGDNVETAKAIAFECGILNAKDAASETIIIEGKVFREMSETAREEVADKITVMARSSPNDKLLLVQALKRKGHVVAVTGDGTNDAPALHEADIGLSMGISGTEVAKESSDIIILDDDFTSVVKVVRWGRSVYANIQKFIQFQLTVNVAALVINVVAAVSSGAVPLNAVELLWVNLIMDTLGALALATEPPTDNLMKRHPVGRREPLVTNIMWRNLFIQALYQITVLLVFNFDGKRIFHLHNESRECADKMKNTFVFNAFVFCQIFNEFNARKPEEKNVLRGVTSNRLFMGIVGITTVLQILIIEFLGKFFGTVRLGWKLWLLSVAIGAVSWPLAYVGKSIPVPARPFQDYLKHCCAWRRPRRRDEEQGGKS, encoded by the exons AtggcgtcgccgccgccggaggtcgCCGTGCCGGTTGACGAGGAGGACCGGGAGACGGAGGGAGAGGATATCTGCGCGTTCGACATACCCGGCAAGAACGCCCCGCGCGATCGCCTGCGCCGGTGGAGG CAAATTGCTCTCGTGCTCAACGCTTCACGTCGTTTTAGATATACTCTAGATCTCGCGAGGGATGAAGAGAGAGAAAACTTGAGAAGAATTATACGAGCTCATGCACAAGTTATACGG GCAGTATTCCTTTTCAAAAACGCTGGTCAAAAGGCGCTACAAG AATCTTACGATGGTACAAAATTTGAGTCACTCTCTCAGAGATTTCCAATTGATCTGGAAAAGCTTGTAATGTTGAACAGAGACCATGAGGCAATTATGCTTCAGGAGGTTGGAGGG GTCAGTGGGCTTTCGGATTTACTAAAGAGTAATTTAGACAGAGGAGTTAGCTCAAATGAGGACGAGCTGTTGCAGAGAAGAGACATTTTCGGGGCAAACACCTATCCGCGCAAGAAAAGAAAAAGCATATGG CGCTTTGTATTTGAAGCTTGTCAGGATTTAACTCTTGTGATTCTAATGGTAGCTGctgctatatcattatcattgggCATGGCAACAGAG GGTGTAAAAGATGGATGGTATGATGGTGGAAGCATATTCTTTGCTGTTTTTCTTGTGATATTTGTTACAG CAACCAGTGATTATAGACAATCTCTTCAGTTTCAACATCTGAACGAGGAGAAACAAAACATACAAGTTGAG GTTATCAGAGGTGGTAAGAGAGTAGGAGCTTCAATATTTGACCTTGTGGTTGGCGATGTTGTTCCCCTCAAAATTGGTGATCAA GTCCCTGCAGATGGTGTCCTGATATCTGGTCATTCTCTTGCAATAGACGAATCAAGTATGACGGGAGAGTCCAAAATT GTTCATAAGGACCAGAAGGCACCTATGTTGATGTCCGGTTGCAAGGTCGCAGATGGCTATGGCTCTATGTTG GTAACAGGCGTGGGTACTAATACTGAATGGGGTACGTTGATGGCCAATCTTTCAGAAGATATTGGTGAAGAAACCCCGTTGCAG GTGCGCTTGAATGGTGTCGCTACTTTAATTGGTATCGTGGGTTTATCAGTTGCTGGTGTTGTCCTTGTCGTACTTTGGATAAG ATATTTTACCGGGCATAGCAATAATCCAGATGGAACTACTGCATTTGTGGCTGGGACTACTGGTGCAAAACAGGGATTTATGGGGGCAATCAGTATTTTTACAGTTGCT GTAACTATTGTGGTTGTTGCTGTGCCTGAAGGACTCCCTTTAGCAGTAACATTGAC CCTTGCATATTCAATGCGAAAGATGATGCGAGACAAGGCTCTG GTGAGACGACTTTCATCTTGCGAAACAATGGGGTCGGCGACCACGATTTGCAGTGACAAGACTGGAACTCTTACCTTGAATAAG ATGACAGTTGTGGAAGCATATTTGAGTGGGACGAAGTTGAATCCTTGTGATAATACTGGGATGATGTTTAGCAGTGTGGCATCTCTACTTGTTGAAGGAATTGCACAAAACACAGCAGGTGCTGTGTTTTCACCAGAG GATGGAGGAGCTGCTGAAGTTGCTGGCTCACCAACTGAAAAAGCAATTCTTTCTTGGGGTCTTGAG ATTGGGATGAATTTCACCGATGTGAGGTCAAAATCTTCAGTTCTTCGCGTTCTCCCATTCAACTCAGTGAAGAAACGTGGTGGCGTTGCAGTGCAG TCAGATGCTTATGTACACATCCACTGGAAAGGTGCTGCTGAGCTAGTATTAGCATCTTGCAAAAGCTGGTTTTCTGTTGATGGTTCAGTTCATCCAATGAGTTCTGACAAG TATAACGAATTGAAGAGATTCATTGACGATATGTCAATGAGTTCACTGCGCTGTATTGCTTTTGCATATTGCACCTGCGAGCTCTCAATGGTTCCTAGGGAGGATCTCGATAAGTGGCAGTTGCCTGAGGAAAATCTGACTCTTCTTGGAATGGTCGGGATAAAG GATCCCTGTCGCCCAGGAGTAAGGGACGCTGTACAATTATGCAGTGCTGCTGGTGTGAAG GTACGGATGGTCACTGGAGATAATGTTGAAACAGCTAAGGCCATTGCTTTCGAATGTGGAATACTAAATGCAAAGGATGCTGCTTCAGAGACAATAATAATAGAAGGGAAGGTGTTCCGTGAAATGTCTGAAACTGCACGAGAAGAAGTTGCTGACAAGATTACA GTAATGGCGCGGTCTTCTCCAAACGACAAACTTTTGCTTGTGCAAGCTTTGAAAAGAAAAGGCCATGTAGTAGCTGTAACCGGTGATGGCACTAACGATGCCCCAGCATTACATGAG GCTGATATCGGTCTTTCAATGGGCATCTCGGGAACAGAAGTTGCTAAAGAAAGCTCAGACATTATAATCTTAGATGATGACTTCACATCCGTTGTCAAG GTTGTTCGTTGGGGACGTTCTGTCTACGCAAATATTCAGAAATTTATCCAGTTCCAGCTGACTGTTAATGTCGCTGCCCTGGTAATAAATGTGGTTGCTGCCGTGTCCTCTGGTGCGGTTCCTCTGAATGCAGTTGAG CTTCTTTGGGTGAACCTTATCATGGACACACTGGGAGCCCTTGCATTAGCAACTGAACCACCAACAGATAACCTAATGAAGAGACATCCTGTTGGCAGAAG GGAACCCCTTGTTACAAACATTATGTGGAGAAACCTGTTTATCCAG GCTCTTTATCAGATAACAGTTCTTCTAGTCTTCAATTTTGATGGCAAAAGGATTTTCCATTTGCATAATGAAAGTCGAGAGTGCGCTGACAAAATGAAGAACACCTTTGTCTTCAATGCATTTGTCTTCTGCCAA ATCTTCAATGAGTTCAATGCTCGCAAGCCTGAGGAGAAGAATGTCTTGAGAGGAGTCACGAGCAACCGCCTTTTCATGGGTATAGTGGGTATAACAACCGTACTTCAG ATCTTGATAATTGAATTTCTCGGGAAGTTCTTCGGAACTGTTAGGCTCGGTTGGAAGCTATGGCTGCTATCAGTTGCAATTGGTGCAgtcag CTGGCCCCTCGCGTATGTTGGCAAGTCCATTCCTGTTCCGGCCAGACCTTTCCAGGATTACTTGAAGCACTGTTGTGCCTGGAGAAGGCCACGCCGCCGCG ATGAAGAGCAGGGCGGCAAGAGCTGA